Proteins encoded by one window of Salvia splendens isolate huo1 chromosome 5, SspV2, whole genome shotgun sequence:
- the LOC121802418 gene encoding probable WRKY transcription factor 75, translating into MDNFASMSSSSSSLSQNSHLSIFNMIMTSQPHHHQNQNQVFQHHDQNNGYSGFITSMEENQNINGDAAGEGGSLAAENEAKDGKKKVEKKSRKPRFAFQTRSQVDILDDGYRWRKYGQKAVKNNRFPRSYYRCTHQGCNVKKQVQRLSKDEGVVVTTYEGVHSHPIQKSTDNFDHILSQMQIYTSL; encoded by the exons atGGATAACTTTGCgtccatgtcttcttcttcatcatctctCTCACAAAATTCACATCTCTCCATCTTCAACATGATCATGACCTCCCAACCACACcatcatcaaaatcaaaatcaagtaTTCCAACATCATGACCAAAACAATGGATACTCAGGCTTCATCACATCCATGGAAGAAAACCAAAATATCAACGGCGATGCAGCCGGTGAGGGAGGCAGTCTGGCCGCGGAAAACGAGGCGAAAGACGGGAAGAAAAAGGTGGAGAAAAAGAGCAGAAAACCTAGATTTGCCTTCCAAACTAGAAGCCAAGTTGATATTCTTGATGATGGATATAGATGGAGGAAATATGGTCAAAAGGCAGTCAAGAACAATAGATTTCCCAG AAGCTATTATAGATGCACACATCAAGGTTGCAATGTGAAGAAACAAGTGCAAAGGCTTTCCAAAGATGAAGGAGTTGTAGTGACGACTTATGAAGGCGTCCATTCTCATCCAATCCAGAAATCTACCGACAATTTTGACCACATTCTTAGTCAAATGCAGATTTACACTTCTTTATAA